In the Salvia splendens isolate huo1 chromosome 16, SspV2, whole genome shotgun sequence genome, GAGCCATACAAACAAGTTCCCATCATTTTTGGTAACACACTCAATCATACAAACTACAGTATCTCATTTTTATATGAAATACCAATTATATTGACAAATACAACGTGCAGGAGAATGGTTCAATACCGACACCGAGGCTATAATTAGCCAAGCTCTACAAACGGGAGGCGGACCCAACGTCTCCGACGCCTACACCATCAACGGACTTCCCGGCCCTCTCTACAACTGCTCCGCCAAAGGTTCGCCCCAATCTCTCATAAAAGTGAGGGAGCGtgtgtaaaatcaaaataaatcgATAGTTTGATAGGAGTAATTTATATatccacatattttaaaattaatatgcaAAATCAGACTTTTTTTGCGAAAGTTTTGAAATTTACAGCCAAATACTTTTTCAAAATCTTGATTCCATAtggttaattaattaactaaaacaCAGTCCTCCGTCTCCTATTATGTGTCCCACGTCCTTGACCCCACGAGTTTTTTTACAGATACATTCAAGTTAAAGGTAAAGGCAGGGAAAACCTACCTCCTCCGAGTAATCAACGCTGCACTCAATGACGAGCTCTTCTTTAGCATCGCCAACCACACTCTCACTGCCGCCGATGTCGATGCAGTCTACGTTAAACCCTTCCAAACCGACACCATTCTCATCGCTCCGGGCCAGACCACCAACCTCCTCCTCCACACGAAACCCACCGCCCCCGGCGCAGCATTCCTCATGACCGCCCGGCCCTACGTCACCGGCGCCGGCACCTTCGACAACTCCACCGTCGCCGGAATCTTGGAATACGAGTCAAACCCCTCCACCAAGAACCTCCCCCTCTACAAACCAACCCTCCCTCCCCTCAACGACACCGCCTTCGCCACCAACTTCACCACCCGCCTCCGCAGCCTCGCCACCCCTCAGTTCCCGGCCAACGTGCCGCAGAGCGTGGACCGGCGCTTCCTCTTCACGGTCGGGCTAGGCACGAAGCCGTGCGACCAGAACAACGCCTCGTGTCAGGGCCCCAACGGCACGAAATTCGCGGCGTCGGTGAGCAACATATCGTTCGTGCAGCCGGCGACGGCTCTGCTGCAGGCCCACTTCACGGGGAGTTCGAGCGGCGTCTATGCGGCGGACTTCCCCTACAGCCCGCTGCGGTGGTTCAACTACACCGGCAGCCCTCCCAACAACACAATGGTCGGGAATGGGACGAAATTGATGGTTCTTCCATTCAACGCGAGCGTGGAGGTGGTGATGCAAGGTACCACCATTTTGGGGGCGGAGAGCCACCCTCTCCACCTCCATGGATACAATTTCTTCGTGGTTGGACAAGGCTTCGGCAACTACGACCCCGTTAACGACCCGAAACGGTTTAATCTGGTCGACCCAGTCGAGAGGAACACGGTCGGCGTGCCTCCTGGTGGATGGGTTGCGATTCGTTTCTTGGCTGATAATCCCGGTTAGTACACTACTATatattttgacttttttttcgATGATGATGATACAAATGATGTGAAATGCTTATGCAGGAGTGTGGTTTATGCATTGTCACTTGGAAGTTCATACGAGCTGGGGATTGAAGATGGCGTGGCTTGTTTTGGATGGAAAGCTTCCCAATCAAAAGCTGCTTCCTCCGCCTTCTGATCTTCCTAAATGTTGATTTcatttgcatttttattttctctcatttATACTTCACCTTTCCGAGTTTTTCTTTTATCTCTTCTTTACGCTAGAATTGAGTTGATTTGTTGTTATTGTTGAGGATCAAATTTGTACTTGTAACGTCAGTTGAGTTCTAATAAAGTCGTGATTGCATTTTATTActaaaaatcaatataaaagaccgtcttccactaactttttctgctattttctttttacaatgtcaacataatttcttaaaacttaagCCAGACAAAAATGGGATATCTACTGGTGGACAAAAGGGAATAATGGTGCATTTGATATTTGACACATATATATTCTTTAACAAAACTTTGAAGCTTCTGGATAAGGATTATGTataagttttaattttatataatattgttGTAATTATATACTTTTAATATTGGGAAACCAATTAGAAATGGAATATAATTGACAACTCAATAACCAAATCCAGCTTCTGAACTATTCCTTTATGAGTCGTCCACGAAATATGATATCTCTCTCTCAACAAATATTTCTTCGTGCCTTCAACTTTgctgcatatatatatatgtatgcttTGACATCAAGTATATATACTTTATCAGAAGCTTCATGCTTAACTACATTAAAGCTTCTAGCTTTACTTAattcatattaaaattttgaaaactccTAGAGTAGCCACTTGTGATGAACAAGCAAAAAACAGCTGAAAAGTGAGGCATGCATTGGTTAATGTCCAAGTTAGTTCACTTCCAAATCCTACCTAATTGATATGTGATTCTAATTGCTAAAGAAAAACTGTGTTTGGCAGTTGATGCTGGTGTGCTGTAAAAAGACTACACGAATCCAATCATAATCTTTAAAATCAATCGAAAAGccagaataaaattttcaataaagaATAGTTAAGATAGTTTACATAATTTGATATGTACACAATCACCGTGCTTCTCCGGAGCACCAAATTTTGATTTAGCAGAAACTATtccaagtactccctccgtttcgccATAGTTGAGGCGGAACTTTTCGGCATGAAGTTTTAGAAAGGAATGttgggtgtgttaaataaataataaaaaaagtaagagagaggaaaaggtagagagaataaagtaaaagagagtaaagtaagagagtgaaaAGTTaccatatatggaaatgactcaactatgaagaaccTTCCCGAAATagtaaaatgactcaactatgacgaaacggagggagtagtacataACTTCAGTTTGGCAGTAAATTAGTAGATCTCAATTTACATAATCTAGCATAAGATATTCACAGGCAGCATATTCATTCCAAGTACATAACACAGAGAGCTCGAGACAAAATACAGCAGCTAGAGGGCCTCACGAGTCAGCTGAGCATCGTAGGATGCCCGGTTTGGAGCATCCTCTTGAACATTTCCATTCCAAATGCAGAATCTGACGAACTATAAGAATGCAATGCATAACTTAGCAGGTAGTTTATATGTGGCTTCAGTTACATCtaggaaagaaaaacaaaaaacaataacaTCCAAGCACAAGGTGATCATTCTTTCCAAGTACCAAACCAATGTATCAATCATGACTGAGCCTACTACATTAATCGTGCCAGCCATTGCAATCGGAAATACTGCACGCAATCACCACAAGATACACTTCTTTCATCATAAAACCATAATACTTCTATTTATTAATTACCATTAATTGGACCGTGTTCCATGGAACAGAACAATCAGATTTCTTATATACAACAATAGGTCATGAGAGATTACTCATAAATATTGTGAAAGGTTTTATGCACTAGAAGTTCACGCACACAAAGTAAGCATGTCATTATGATACTATAATATTGCCTCCCAAGGAAGTAAGCACGCATATCAGCATGTATGCAGGTGCCAAATTCTTAGGTTGCAGTAATTAAACCATGAATGTGTTGAATCAATATGCAACTTTTAAAGAGAAAGAGGTATGACCTCCAAACCTTAAAATAACCTCCTTTAAAGTGAAACACAGCAAGTAAGCGGATCACTACATAGCAAAAATAACAAAAGCAGAATACCTGGAGATAGTAATTTCATAGGGGAACGAGACACCTTCGAGGTTTGGAACTGGAGGAATGTGATCCTTCTTTTCATTCACAAATCTAATTATCTGAAATAGAACATCACGAAGCGAAGCTTCTAGTGCTGCACGCCGAGCAGTCCTTTCCTCAGCTGCATTACCAATATAGTAAGCAGAGAGAAAGTATAGTATCTATCCCAGTTAATTAAAAATCGGACtgaattttcttaaaaaattcataaaacaGATAATACCTCCAGGATCAACTACTATTTTGGAAGAGGTAGACTTTCCAGAATGCCCTTTCTGGTGTTGTGCTACATTCAAGTTTATGTACCACTGTTCCCAGTAGAGGCGCTCAACTTTATTAGTGAACCATGTAGGCTGTTTGTTTTTGACCTCATAGAAGGACAAACATATCTGCATCAACACACAATGTCAATGAATCTGAACAATGATTGAAATAtcaagaaaatgaaagaaaaatactgAGAGAGAACGAGTGGAGTGCTACACAATAACGAATGATGAGAGAGAAGGAAAGTGGGCGCTCCTCTAGAGCTACCCAGTTAAAGCTAATCAGACCTACCAGTAAATTCAGTGTATCACATGGCATTATCTTTAAATAAAGAAGTAACCAAGCTTGAACAAAGCACGAAAGGTTACAAGAAAGCTAATCAGACCTACTAGTACCTCCCCTTTTCTATGTTTCACTAGAGAAAGTGAAAATAAATGTATCACATGGCATAATAATCTTTAAATAAAGAAGTAGCCAAGCTTGATCAAAGCAAGAAAGGTTACAAGCTTGTGGCAATAATACCTGATTTTTCTTATTTGGGTGCTTCTCCACCCTGTCTATGAATTGCTCAATCTTCTCATCTATTTTCCTCTCAAGTTCTACATCACCGCATTGTACCTGCATATATAAACATAAAAGAATGTTGGCCATACTacacacaaattcaaataaatagcACTGAAGTTACTAGTTGAGATATGAATCATTGAGTAAAGCCATTTGCCATTTCATTCAATTGCTACATGCACATTATAGGGAAACCATAGATTTACGTATAAAGATACAATGATAACCACGAGCATCATACAAATAACATGGAAACATTATGTAAAACCATCATATCAGTAGTTATGTAGATAATTAGAGGATATAATTCAAACCTGCTAATGATGTCTAATAGTGAAATCAATAGAGTGAATATAGCCCTAACAACAGAGGAATGTTTCTCAAAATCATATTAAAACTGTGCTGATAATTACAAAAGCATGCACATTCGAGGGTATAAATCAGGCCTGCTAAATTACTAATGATGTCTAATGGTTGAATCAATAAAGTATAGTCCTAACAACAGAGTAATGTTTCTATCAAAATCATATTAAAACCATGCTGATCATTAGAAAAGCATTGGTAGCTTAACTGATATAACAACAAACAGTGAAACTGGAAATTACTTACATATGTAATCTCGAAAAGTTCCAAATCAATGTCTTTCGGACGCACAAGCCCTAAAGCTCTGTGGAACAAAATAGTGTGCAAAATGCCTGCAATCACACTTTATCATATTAGAAACTGCAAGGCACCACATATCTCTCTAATTGTAGGAAACTGAATTTcaggaaattaaataaaatattgaacACCTCCTTCATCGAGTGAGAAACCTCAAATCTGATGAGATTAACAGTATAGTATGCAATACGTATGATCATcttaaataaactaaattaaaCCACCAAAACCCATACAATTAAGACctagaaataaataaatcaacaaaCAAAGTTAAGCTCAGTTCAATTCCACAAGGAATTATCACTGTATATATTTCTAAAAGAAGAGAGATAACGAGGAAGCGCAATTACATCGAAGAACTTCGCGTATCTCGAAGTGCTCAACATCCTAATTCAGCGAAAGCAGATAATCACGCATTAGATAGCTTCAACCAACAGCATATACAAACATATAGACATAGTTCACGACGTGAAGATTTACTCACGAGCTCTTTGAGTTGGCAGACTTCGCAGTTCATCAGGCTTTTCGAAGAGAAATTCGATCggaaagaaaagagaggaaATTAACGATAGCGTGCAACGTCGAAGTCGTCAAATATACACATCCTCTGTGGGTAAAATTTCGATGAAAGAGACTAATAAGAATtagatttatttgaataaaaaaacaataaatacatTACACTTTATTATTGGATGTAAATGAAATTACATAATCGGAAACAAATTAAAGACTCAGTCCAAATTAACAGCATTGTGGATATTGTTTGTACATTATATCTGGCAATTGTTAACCTATCAAATTACTAGGAGTAATAGTTATCTACTTAACACAATTAACACGTAAATTCAGTGTATAATAAGAACACAGGGGTAATTTAggttgaaaattaattaatagaaaaaCAGAGAAGAGCATAATTCAGATCAGCGATCGGAAAACAAGTTAGAATCCAGAAAATGCACCTTCttcaacacaacacaacacaacacaacagaAGGTAGAAAGTTAACTGTTACGAATCCATCCTATTCGCCTTCTTTAGATAGAATCGAGTATCAAGTGCCGGTGAATTTGGGGATTCGGAAACAGAAGCAAGAGAATTTCTGAAGCTTGAATTTGTAACAGTATAAATATCAGAGCAGAATTATAGCAATGGAAATTGGTCAATCAGTTTCGGATCCAAAAGCCCAAAACGAAAATATGGGCTATAGATGTTTCTAATCTTCTATTGAATATAGGTTTAGGCCCAAAAAATATTATTTCGTTTCCAATATTTGTTGGGGATCGTTTGCTTCGTAGCAAAAGATATTTGTATGGTTTCAGCATTTtgctttattaaataaaaataatcaagaGTTCTACAACTTCTACTAACCAACTTTTACATTTCTACTCCCAATTTCACAAATAAATTTACTCGCAAGTTAAGAGATTATATTTTATGATAGGTTAAAAGTTTTAGATTTTATTTGGAATTATTGATTTACATTAGCAATCAAATATCCTCCGAAGTTGTGCTCCATTTTAACTTCGGTTTGCAAAGGATTCGTCATTAACCATaagtttaaataataataaaaggagTATacagtagtaataaaaaaaacagaagTAGGAAAAAACTCGAGACATCTAATTTCAGTTATACAACTAAGATAGGTTCGATTaattatggagtactactatgtAGCACACACACACAGTGTGAACAATCTTTGTTTATCGCTAACCTTGGGACAAATGAAGACGAATTGATTTTTCAACCACCATGACCAAGATATTATTTAGGATAGTGACATCCATTTGAGTGGAGAATAATTGACTCAATTAGAAACAAGATATAGATCAAATGACTAATTAAAGCAAAACACCACCATCATCATGATTAGCTAGAGTATGTGAAAACTCTAGTGTGATTAAAGATAACAAGAATGTAAATCACCCCacatttgattaattaattaattaattaattaattcttctTTGCCAGAAATATACATTGTGTAAATAATTTTCTCTCCAATCAAAACATCAGTTGTACATGTCCTCAAGCGAGAATCAAATAACAAGGCGTGAAATGTTTGCTTTCCACCATTATTTTTAAGGAGAAAATTTCATTGCATCTTGTTCACACTCTAAGTAATGAACTTATCAGTCGTTACTTTTTCCTCTCAAATGTTTGCAATGCTTTATAGTAATTTATTGGACTTGAACCTCAATATGAAATTTGTGTGAGAAGCAAAGTTGCCAAATTATTGACCAATTTCATGTGTGGCGACAATCAATACTATAATGGGTATTGAATATACATGTTATGTCATGATTTTGTTTTTACACAATGGGGCCCATGTTGTCATTCAATCTTAGAGGAATGTCACATAGCTTTCTACCACTAAGTTTTGTCTTAAGATTTGTATGTTATAGCATGTGAAAATGTGACATTTATAGAGTTATAAAATCTTCTAGTCCTTGTCATAGACAATCTTCAAAATCTTCACAATAAGGACAATCTTGGGTCCAATCATATATAATAGCGCTCCATTTTTCTATGGTTCAAAGTTCAAACATTTTGAGCTTATGTTTGTGATGTAATCAATTTATGTACATATCACCCACTAAGGAAAAGTATGAAGTACTGGTACAACTTTTGTTTATTATCTAAACATATATAAGGCCACAATTGTTTTAATTAGCTAAATAATTTGTAAAAAGCAGATTCTTCCTCATTGATTGGCCAACTTTTTTCTTCCTAATGAAGGTTACATGAGATATCGGCATGCATTGTGTTTTATATCATGATAAAAGAAATTTTTGTCTTATGTAAGATTATTTATTATGCTTACAAATTGATTGGAAagtaaaatattatactttcaTCTTAGATGAAAGCTATAAATCCCCGAACACATGATTATAGTTAAACATAAAATTAACCAAAATTACTAGTTAAGACGAGCTTTAAAGCATCCCCATCTATGCTCTTGctaaagagcacggatgtgggcccggacccacttttattacttttttacttcctGCTCtaaggcaagagcacaacacccacatccatgctcttccgcaaggacatgctcaagggcccaaccattctattattcaatttaaataaaaacatttccacaatattaaaatgcattaaaaatacccgtaatactattacaaattacaaattacaaaaaaattaaaaattacataattaaaatcataaaaattaaaaattacataattaaattcataaaattaaaaaacccactactcgtggccaaATTTCGCcaaaatgtgtttgattaggtcttcttgtagctcagtgtgggctcgggtatcgcgcattgtgtttcttgtttcgatcctctcgcccaccgtcgtatgcacacctcggca is a window encoding:
- the LOC121769705 gene encoding autophagy-related protein 101-like, with protein sequence MNCEVCQLKELDVEHFEIREVLRCILHTILFHRALGLVRPKDIDLELFEITYVQCGDVELERKIDEKIEQFIDRVEKHPNKKNQICLSFYEVKNKQPTWFTNKVERLYWEQWYINLNVAQHQKGHSGKSTSSKIVVDPGAEERTARRAALEASLRDVLFQIIRFVNEKKDHIPPVPNLEGVSFPYEITISSSSDSAFGMEMFKRMLQTGHPTMLS
- the LOC121772651 gene encoding laccase-17-like — protein: MGASTLHILIALFSFLAMLHLPLQADAATRPYEFNITMQNVTRLCHTRSIVTVNGKFPGPQVVAREGDRLLINVTNLAPNNITIHWHGIRQLRSGWADGPAYITQCPIQTGQSYVYNFTVIGQRGTLWWHAHASWLRSTVYGPIIILPKKNVPYPFPEPYKQVPIIFGEWFNTDTEAIISQALQTGGGPNVSDAYTINGLPGPLYNCSAKDTFKLKVKAGKTYLLRVINAALNDELFFSIANHTLTAADVDAVYVKPFQTDTILIAPGQTTNLLLHTKPTAPGAAFLMTARPYVTGAGTFDNSTVAGILEYESNPSTKNLPLYKPTLPPLNDTAFATNFTTRLRSLATPQFPANVPQSVDRRFLFTVGLGTKPCDQNNASCQGPNGTKFAASVSNISFVQPATALLQAHFTGSSSGVYAADFPYSPLRWFNYTGSPPNNTMVGNGTKLMVLPFNASVEVVMQGTTILGAESHPLHLHGYNFFVVGQGFGNYDPVNDPKRFNLVDPVERNTVGVPPGGWVAIRFLADNPGVWFMHCHLEVHTSWGLKMAWLVLDGKLPNQKLLPPPSDLPKC